The Ictalurus furcatus strain D&B chromosome 12, Billie_1.0, whole genome shotgun sequence nucleotide sequence ACCATTAACCAAATTGATACCTACTTGTCCGCTGAGTAACTATGAGTAAAAAACAAATAGCCTGGACACAAAATATACTTGttgtgatttgtccacccctgcttCTGCTTTGATTAAAAGCGTGTGAATTACACCGAtaaatttattcatgtttaaccAGATCATTACTCCACATCTATGATATTGGTTTCATTATGTGTGCAAACAGTTTCGTTTTTCCGAACCAAGCCCAGCTCTGCTCTTTAAATTCTTCAAGCACCAGCATTTGCATTCCATGTGACCATGCAAATGAAGTGCTTAGGAGCTGTGAGACTGAGGTCATGAGGCCTACGTAGATGTTTAAAACTGAAAGGGGATTTGTCAGGATGTTTGCGCAACACAGTAAGATAATCACGTGTTAATCCCTTATATGTCTCTGCCTAAGCTTGGTTAAAAGCTGGTTAAAACTGGTAATTGCAAAAATGCTGCAAAAAAGTTTGATATGAATGACCCGATAGTATTGGTGCGAAAGTATTCAAAACAGAGCATGGGTATAGAAAGAATATTGCTGAGGAAAGCATTCATCAGCATCAATAATACAAAAGCACGGGTGAATTTTTCAAAAGAACAcaaggagaaagagagcagCTTCTGGAGAACCGTCTTATTTCCTGGTGAATCAAAATGGGACTTGGATGGATCTGATGGTACAGTGTTTATGTGGAGAAAGCCAGGAGAAACATTCAGACCAAACTACACTAAGGGTACTATAAAGCACACAGGGAAATGGGGCTGTTTTTCCTACAGTAGTGTTGGTGAGCTTGTGTGAATTGACAGCATTTTCAATGCAAACTTGCAGAAATCTATGAAGAAATTATTCAAGCGATTTtacagcaggataatgatctgAAGAATACTGGCCATCTTTTAAAAGAATACGTCCAGAACCCTGAACTAAACCCTACAGAGCATCAGTGGGCCACAGTGGAGAAGAAATTGTTAATTGTCGATGTTCTAAAGTGGACGAACTGAACATTTTGTTGGTTGAAACATGGAGGAAACGTCCACTGCAACTGTTACAGAAACTAGTTGATTCCATGCCCACATGTTGTCAAGAAGTTCTGCGCAACAACGGACAGCAaactaaacacaaaaacactatATTGTATgctatatgtatgtgtgtgatttgagatatatatgacattttttaatcaCACCAGTGCCATGATCTATATCCTTCCATGAGTTGAAACCTCTCACTTGAGGAATGGTGAAGCATCAGAATAAATCCAGCACATGGTGCGAGTGTAATCTCTCAGTGAGGGTGGTGTGCGGGAGATATGCAGAAAATGTGTTGATGGTGGAAGGCAACTGAAAGGAACTCCAGTTCCCAGGGAGATGTTGCCATACCAACCAAACCCATGTGGCACCCCTCCCACATACCCCCTCCTCTCCATGGCAACGGAGTCTATACCAACAAGCCATAACAGCAAAACAGGTGCTTCAATATATAGTCACGAGTACACCTGCATGGACAAGACACCATATCATTCCCACAGTACACCATCAGAACACAGCTCAGCCCAGCATTCAATCATTTGCCTACACATACCACATATTTAATACCAAAATGATTGCTACCCTAGATGAATAATGAgcaatatttcaaaatttttaAACGCATGGTTCTTATCGTGTCTAATgatctttctgtatttcttttgagTTTGTGCCTGAGCTAACAGAAGATTCAGGacttgcttattattattattattattattattattattaatttgatgGACAATTAATACCCTCATTGCTCATTTCATGCTCCCAGCTGTCTGTCCACTTCACCTTTTATGGACTTTTCTGGgcatcactaaatgcaaatgagctgcgtCAGGAATGCACTTTACACTTTAATACCTCACTAAAAGATTGACAAATGAGGCCTGATGAATGTAATGTTTATTGTGTACAGTTAATAAGACTGTGATTCAGATCACAGgtgtatattaatgcgctcgttctaacataacacaatatcgtttctatagcaacagctatTTCACAGAGAGGTGCACGATGGATGCTCCATGTAATCCAAGACTAAtaacaaacatgttatttagcaaaaaaattaaaaaacaaactttaatCATTGATAtcatgaagttttctgtaaggagatgtttatttaacatttacagaaggagtctccagtgttagtgctttgGAACGGTaagtaaatgagtaaataaacaaaacacacaaataggagacattttaaacagtttaaaaacattaacaagagagagattaagaaaaaaaagatgctgatgatgtaaacattaaatgtaactacaaacggTTAAAAAGCACAACATGTGATGCATTAAAAAATTGCAGCTAATACTTGACAagtcgctgtggtataagagaaataaaacacttcaaattcccataatgcaacgggactgctgcagacgagctcagaaaaaaaaaaaaaaatggcagaagaCAGCGCGTTGGCTGTTTTAAAGTATCAAACAgaacttgtttaacaatacccaaaTAAATTGTTACCTTGTTGAAGGTTTGAACAAGAAAACGGTCATCACAGCGTTTGAAAtctttttgtgatctccatcatgccttagccggCAAAGCTAACAGCAACGAATTTATCTCAGattgttaaccccgcccactttaCATTACTAATTAAATTACTAATAATCAGTTAACTTTcttgatgtgcattttgcccttagtgcggttgctttaatctggttgTCCCTTTAaaatttgtgtttatgatgacattgaaggtcacatgacaatgaaacatggtggatgtagtatgtctgggattgtattcatactacacacacatactgattaatACGTACTGCATCGAATGCAGTACTTTCTGTCACAGTaggcgatttgggacacagcccaggTCTGCTTCCTTCTGGAGTGGCCGCACCTGACCACCTGCACGCGCAACACCAGCAAGCGTGACCTCAGCGACTAGATGACATCAGGGGAGTATgctactagaaccagaagagcTTACTTTGGCCTACAATGGatcttgtaaatgtaaaatgactgacaggatgaCGATCCGAACATAAACAAGCTTTCCGGACCGGAAGCCGGTTTTCCAAACGGGTTTTCTCTGCCACTTGATACATTTAGGTTGAAGCCATTGCTTAAaccattattttttaacatcaaTTCTACATATTTTCCTGATTATTTGTGCAAGTAAGACATAAAAAATtaactattgcacctttaagtgGATAACTTTCGGGAATGAGAAGAAGCGCGTACCTGTAGTGCCGATTTCCATTCATGAGGTCTGTGCCCGGTTTCTACCGGCTTCTGGAGGTTTAGGGGACTGCGGTTAGGTTTGTTCTTCCAGATTTAGGCCAGGttaacttctctctctctctctctctctctctctctctctccctggtTGAGGGTCAGCTTGGCCTCGGGTTCATGCggttcagcagcactgtgtccTCCTGCCAGTCGATCCACACTAACCTTTGGGTTTTTTCCTCGGCGCTGGAACTAATTGCTCCCAGATGACAAGTCAGACGAATCCTCCTAAAACTCTCCCCagtgtctgtctctttccttttttctgctaCTAGCTACCAGCACCACCACTGCGGTGAAATACACCCGGTCGTTTCcgacagctaaaataataaatatgtgtcTATGTCTAAAAACTTCAAATTATTGGACCAAAAGAACAGCTTTTTTTCTACCGACCAGGTTCTCACTCCGAGTCCCTTTAGGTCCTGTTACCGGTTTACCATCTCACTACGGACAGTTGGACCCAACCGGAAATACCAACCTCAGGAAGTCGCGTCATTTCCGGGAACGCGTCATTCAGTTGTCAGGTCTACCGCAGTTTTACGCTGATTTTCTCATTTGCTCCTCGAGAGTTATTCAATAATAATGTTTGTTACATCTATGATGtcttttattgtattttcaaatatctgtaaaaaaaattctgttaataaaaataatataaaaatttgtcaataacaataataacatagctcattattatattattatgataAAATGTTCTATGATGTACactaatttcattattattgatTCACCGAGCTCgtctttatatttgtttgtttgtttatccatttatttattatttattaatgtttatcatTTATCAGCACTGATCAAGCGTTTCTGGGCCCCCTGGCTAATTTGTACTCCGGGCCCCaagcccccaccccccaattatcttttcttattgccacgtgtaaaaacaatcattatcaataagcataacaattattacatattcaataagagactataaagaactaaatttgaacagtttattaaattaactgaaattatgcatttataactatttgcaaataactatatatttacaatacaattaattaacaccattgttctctctctctctcactgtaaaAAATCTGTCTGGATGTCCTTATAAGCTGTTgacttgtaatttcttattcccCAAGTACCAAGAATAAtgaactgtattattattattattattattattattattattattattattattattattattcattaagtGAATAGTACGTTTCACAcaccagcagctccagaaagaaatgtggaaattaACTAAAACAGTGACATGAtcattgaatcagtgagttgaaCTCGAGAATCAAATCGGTTCTATCCGTGAATGAATCACTCAAACTGGTTTTATCAACGGGAATCTCCACTTCATTGAAATGAACCGACTCAAACAAACGATTCACTCACAAATcggacatcatcacaacacttctctcataaactcactcgggacaattaaagcagatttatatgattacattaaatttcgatcgattcctcacagaaagctgcTGCAGGGCTTCGGAAAGCTTGAATATATACAACACTGGAGTAGTTTTATTGTCGCTTGGTGCTTTTCCGTCCTTTGTGAACGTCCTTTTTCTGTTTGATGTTAATTTTAACCACTTCATACGGGCTAGCTTTAGAATCATAGCACAAAACAGGGAACATAAAccaccttatttatttatttatttattttaactgggTGACTAGCTGTCTTCTGGTGCTGGGCCCCCTGTCTGACCAGGGCCCTTAGAATTGTCCTAATACCCCCAACCCCCGAATACAGCGCCCCTGTCACTCATATATAATTTTAggttaattttttaattacttacttaTGTACTTTATTACCCATGTAATTTGCACTGCTctctttatttgacatttttttatgttagaGCTTGTAATTCAAGACAAAATccaacaagcaaacaaaataattacTTTATATAGGGTGAGTTTCTTATTTGCTCATTGAAAACGTTGTTTAATAAAAAGCTTATTATTGAAGCAATATGATGAAATGTTCCAGGTTGTGCCCTAATTACTTTATTGTTGATTCAGTGAGCTtgtgtctttttatttgtttgtttgttgttttttgtttttgtagggTTAAATGAGGCtgagattattaaaaaaagttattaaaatctttcagtcttttatttaggaaaataaaaCCAAGAAATGGACATTTGCTAATGCTTCATGATGAACAGTGGGCTGGAGATGGCGATGTTGCATTGCTGATTCAAGTTTGTTCCcacagaagaagaggaagaagagaaacagaCGAGACtgaagtttgtgtttgtgtgtttcagctgTTTACCTCTCAGTACAACAGGCACCTTGTCATACTAAACAGTAAACATCTTAGTACGGTTACTGTTTTATGAGATCAAATACTTCAGGATTCTAGCTGATGGGACATGATCTTAAAATCAGATCTGAAGGCACACGAGGAAACCAATGAATTTCAAAAGGTTGGTTTGTTTCTGTGTTGTTTGTCAGCAGTGGATCCATAATAAACCTGGAAACAACTAGCAGTTTTCAAAGGCAGATATATGATTAGTTTGCTATTTAGTCTCTGTGTTCTGGAGTTAATAAACAGTGTTGGGTAGTTTGAGGAAATGTGGGTATTGACCACAAATTCATTTACATTAGTAATCAGTAATATTGTCTACCTTTTCAGTCTGGTCTGATTACACttgcactttattttattttatttgattttattttatttatttatttatttattattttatacctATTAGGCTTTGTGCACTTATGTGTATAATAATCTTGTACAAGTttattaaaagtacaaaaagaTAATAGTATAGAATACACTGACTAGTACTACTTTTATTACCAAAAGAGCCAAgcatatattaattatatacatacagttaaaaaaatacaaaatgattagacaaaaaaagaaaaagattaggATGTTGTTGTGTAGGCAGTTGACAATATTAGGTTATATGAGAttaatatcattttaatatcaGGGAGACATAATTGCCAGCTGTCCTAAGCTTAGGTTtagttgtattatttatttatttattttatttgtatagcgctttttacaatagacattgtctcaaagcagctttacagaaatatcaacatggtatacagatattaaaggtgcaaatttatcccaactgagtaagccactgagtggcgacggtggcaaggaaaaactccctaagatgttttaagaggaagaaaccttgagaggaacccgactcagaagggaacccatcctcatctgggtaacaacagatagtgtgaaaaagttcattatggatttatatgaagtctgtagaAGTTGTGTGAAACTGCACACATTATCCCAATCATAGTGACAGCTATTATGATCTTTATGGGCAAATCTAattatataaatcaataaactatAATTCATTAACTAAATTAATGTTCTATGATTCATCAGAACTGTCTGATAATGCACAAAACTACAAATTACTTTCATTTAGATAACATGTAGTCTGTTGAGACCTGATGTCATCTACTTTAATATGCTGCTCTTGAAAAACTTGAGTTTTCAGCTCTAACATCTGCTGTCCAGTTGTTTAGTTTAATGTAATTTCTTAAAGCTACCTAACAACTAATTGTCCTATTTGCTTCCTCTAGTGGGATGGATAAGGTCATTAACTGTTTCAATAAAAGGCCTGAGGCTGTAGCAAGGCTGATCTGTTTTCCCTGGGCAggtggaggctccatccactaTGCCCGCTGGGGAAGACTCCTTAACCACTCCATTGAAGGTATTTGAGAAGTTTGTCTATTATATTTACTGGTATATTTTGCTAAGTTGGATGGTGCACCAGACATATACAGAACAATACGGCACATTTAACACAGTAGTATGTGCACAACACACGTCATTCCAAGCAGTGCTTCCCAATCCAATCCAGCCTAGTAAAATCCAGTCTGTTTCCCAATCCAATCCAGTCTAGTAAAGTTCAGTCCATTCCCCAATCCAATCCAGTCTAGTAAAATCCAGTCTGTTTCCCAATCCAATCCAGTCTAGTAAAGTTCAGTCCATTTCCCAATccaatccatccacccatcttctaccgcttactccttcttcagggtcacgggggaacctggagcctatcccagggagcatggggcacaaggcggggtacaccctggacagggtgccagtccatcgcagggcacaatcacatacacgctcacacatccattcatacactacggacactttagacacgccaatcagcctaccatgcatgtctttggactggtggaggaaaccggagtacccggagaaaaccccccagcacggggaggacatgcaaactccgcacacacatggagtgtgtgaatcgaaccccggaccctggaggtatgaggcgaacgtgctaaccacttagccaccgtgcgcccccaaGCCAATCCAGTCTAGTAAAATCCAGTCTGTTTCCCAGTCCAATCCAGTCTAGTAAAATCCAGTCTGTTTCCCAGTCCAATCCAGTCTAGTAAAGTCCAGTCCGTTTCCCAATCCAATCTAGTCTAGTGAAGTCCAGTCCATTTTCCAAGCAGTGTTTCCCAAGGTTAAGGGTGGAAGAAGGTggctgacctcaacctcactcatgctcttgtagctgaatgaacacaaatccccacagccacaccccaaaatctagtggaaagccttcccaaaagaaagagtggagcttattataacagcaatgggatgttcaacaagcacatataggtgtgatgatcaggtgtctacaaacctGAATAATTTTGGAGGAAGTTTGTGGGGGAATTTATTGCCTGTGTAAAAATTGTCTGCAGTGTATGCAGTCAGATTGCCTGGAAGGGAAGGCCGAGGAAAAGAACCCTTCTTCCAGAACATGCAGCAGATCCTTGATGAGGTACTTGGTGTGATTTTGCCAGAGCTCAAAGAGAAACCATTTGCTGTCTTTGGACACAGGTAGGTGAAGTTAAGCAGATGCATGAGATTTTGATAtgcattatatactgtattgtttGTTGGTTATACTAATAGAGTGTGTTGCAGTTGAGGAGAGCCTCAGTATGTTATGAACTACATGATGAGtaacaaaaattttatttaatgaggTGTTAAACATTCATATGATAccaaatatatacagtgagtaGGTTTGGTCAAAGTAATGAAGGCCAAAtcattaatgtactgtacaaaAATCTATAACATCATGTCCAGCTCCAGTCATtatctgtattgtgtgtttaattcAGTTTTGTTTACTGCTGTAACCCACATTTTTAatgctctgtatgtgtgtattcatTGTAAAAGGATGCAACATATTCAAATATTGATTTGTCTTCTCTCCTGTGGCCTATTATTTTACCAGTTTTGGTGCCATGACGAGCTATGCTTTCACTGAATATGTGAAGAATGTTTACAATCTTGAGCCTGTACATGTGTTCCTCTCCGGAGCCTCTGCACCTTATGTAAGTGTGAAGTGTACATTATGGTGCTTTGTTCATTAATATATGTGGAATATAGGGTTGATTAGCGAACTTGGTAATTTAATCTACCCGATCCTTCCTAGATACAATGGATAGGAAAAAATGATAATTGTGCAACTGTTATTAGTTAAAAGAGAAGTTGGTTAACTTGAGTGAAATGTTCATAAGCTAGGGTTTATCCCACGGTGTTCATGTAGGACGTTTTCTTTGTGGAAGTTAATAAACTTCTGACTGATAAACGTGAGAAAATCTTACACAGCTCTGAGAGGGGGATGCAGTGTAAAGGGTTAATTAGCGGCTCAAATTCAGACTATACAGAGTTCAAAGTAAGATGCTTGCTGAGCGTAAGGATTTGTGACCTACCAGTCAAGAGACACCACCTTTAAGAAATAATACGATAAAGCAGCAGTAGCCTGGCTAATGTTTGGTTGagttgtttaaatatttttgatcattacATTTAATTGAAAGAAGCACCAAGATGTCTTGTCTTATTGTCATCAATGtgctgtacattttcacttactcTAGGCACTAGGATTGTTCTCCTTCATGTGGTGAAAATGCATAAGCTGATAGAGTCGACAATCCTCTTTTGCAGTCTGAAACTAGACTGCAGGCACCACGTAGGAGCCACCTGTCTGATGAAGAATTCCTCCAGTGGATGATCTCTCTTGGAGGAACGCCTCCTGAAATCCTGGCCAATCCTGAGGCGCTAAAGTTGTTCCTGCCAGCCTTGAGAGCAGACCTAAATGTAGTAGAGAACTACAGGTAGGTGGTTTGAAGAAAATGTCAGTGTTTGCTTGGTGTACAAACCACCATAGTTTACTTATTAGAAGAAATCAATGGCcctatttataaaaaattgtaaGGCATGACATGGCTCCTAACCCCCTTGAAGTCTATAGAAATATAAGCTCACCATTcacatttagcatttattttattaagaacacctgtacacttgcacATTCTTGTAGTTATCCAATTAGCCACCTGGCATGTCTGTTattaccagatgggctggtttgatctcctgggatttttacatacaacagtctctagagtttacacagaatggtgcgaaaaacaaaaaaacactgagtgagtgacagttctgtgggtggaaacaccttgttcaTAAGAGAGGTCAGTGGAAAATGGCCCGATTGGGTGAGTaataataggatgtgctggattgAGTGCTATTTTAAAAACTGCCAAACAATGAGGGTGGAacacttaaattaaattaatgttaaagttaatgtgtgtgtgtgtgtgtgtgtgtgtatgtgtgtgtgactgactTGCAGGTGTAGCAGGCCAACAGCCCCTTTCTTGTCATGTCCAGTGTCATGCTTTGACGGCAAGGAGGATTTGCCGCATGACTTACAAGGTCAGAGGTTGAGCCATGCAGGATTTCTGAATATGTTCCAGCATCATTACTCTGTGAATCGTGAAGTGGAGTCAATGCATTGTGTCAGCATTataaatgcaaagaaaatatGTGGCCAATTTATTCTGAGTAATGTACTAAAATGAacttttaatatactgtaattaaGTCTATCAGCTATAGGTTGTCAGgaatcccaggggactcggggcacaaggcaggggacaccctggacagggtgccaacccattgccatgcacaatcacacacacattcacacactaaggacactttggaaatgccagtcagccaaCAATGCATGTTtctggactgggagaggaaaccagat carries:
- the olah gene encoding S-acyl fatty acid synthase thioesterase, medium chain, yielding MNFKSGMDKVINCFNKRPEAVARLICFPWAGGGSIHYARWGRLLNHSIEVYAVRLPGREGRGKEPFFQNMQQILDEVLGVILPELKEKPFAVFGHSFGAMTSYAFTEYVKNVYNLEPVHVFLSGASAPYSETRLQAPRRSHLSDEEFLQWMISLGGTPPEILANPEALKLFLPALRADLNVVENYRCSRPTAPFLSCPVSCFDGKEDLPHDLQAFRAMTSGDFSVQMLPGSHFYLKDAANEKVILDYMTKHLETAEMDYL